A single genomic interval of Mycolicibacterium sp. MU0053 harbors:
- a CDS encoding contact-dependent growth inhibition system immunity protein: MDRVDGIPHKMSDLPVPYDLEQFFGAYFHQDWPLEADDWHGIVALYSASSTRTPEHLRTLAAHVDELRASRLDESELHAVMMKMGGFYDPRPESTYKDWLGTVAEQLRLHAAAIESGDKPPPP; the protein is encoded by the coding sequence ATGGATCGTGTTGACGGGATACCCCACAAGATGAGTGACCTCCCAGTGCCGTATGACCTAGAGCAGTTTTTTGGTGCATATTTTCACCAGGATTGGCCTCTTGAAGCCGACGACTGGCACGGAATTGTCGCTCTCTACTCAGCTTCTTCTACACGCACTCCAGAGCACCTCCGGACACTCGCTGCGCACGTCGATGAGTTGCGGGCCAGCCGACTTGATGAGTCCGAACTGCACGCCGTGATGATGAAAATGGGCGGCTTCTACGACCCTCGGCCTGAATCCACCTATAAAGACTGGTTGGGTACGGTCGCCGAGCAACTGCGCCTGCACGCGGCCGCAATCGAATCCGGCGACAAGCCCCCACCACCATGA